The DNA segment AATCATCAGGATTCGTCACCGAGCCTTCAAACCCATCTCCACCGAGGTCGTTCGCAACCTTGACGGCGCTCCCTGACCGTGACAACAGAACCGGCGTGTATCCATCCTCGTGTAATCGCCGGGCACAGGCTTCCCCGATACCGCTTCCCGCAGCGGTAACTACTGCGATTTTCTTTTCAGTCATGCAACTACGTGCCTTCTACCGTGACCGCGCTCATTAATACACCGCGACGCACACCGGCTACGAGTTCTCCTTTGGTCGCCTTTCGTCACTTGCGCGTGTCCTTCCTAGCAGTACTGGCTGAGATGGTATCCATGCCAATATGCGGTCTATCAGCACCTGCTTCTGACAACTCCACGGCAAGATAGCTTGAGCGACCAATATGGTATTCTCATTACGGGGTGGGAACGAACCGACACCCTTGCCAGTAGTTTCACGCTCACTTTGAAGAGAAGTCAATGACATCGTCCATTAAGCTCTGAAGTATGGCTACTGTCTGTGACTCATGTGCATCGGAGTCAATTCGGTAATACGCGTGACCATCGACGCTTTTGACTCGGCCAATGAGCACGTGGAGGAATCGATAGGCCTTGTTCAGATCGACAAACTGCAAGAGCGAGGTCAACGAATTGAAATAGACGACGATATTGCGGTCGGTTTCTGCCCAGCGTTCCAGATACTTACTGATTTGAATGCATAGACCAGTTAGGTCGGCTGGATTCCCAACAGCATCGAGAAATCCTAATGATGTGGTTGTCGTTGACTTCGAAGTTGTAGCGGCAGACCGCGTGATTTCACCGACATGAATGAAGCCGAGGTCAGCGGGTTGCTGCCCGCCATAGGATTGCCAGTCCGCAAACCACTTATCTGGTCCATCTCGATAACTGATAACGAGGAGATTTGTCTCTTCAGGTCCAGTCTGAGTTAGTATCTCGTAGATTTGTGTCTCAGCGTCTCCATCAAGGGTAGGAGCGCATAATAGCGTATTCCTAACCGCATGAGGAGACTGACGCATAGGCAAACCTATCTAGAATATTATTTAAAACTATCGTCATATGCTGTCGGTGGGGTGATAAACACGCTGGATTACTCGCTCCTGAGGCCTCCACCCGTCGTCGGAGAGCGTATTTACTACTGCGCAACATTGAGTGTGATATGATGCCCAAATCGTTTTTCCACGTCGCATTGAAGGTCCGCGACATCGACGAGTGTGTTGGATTTTACCGCAGGCACTTCAATGCGTAAAAAAGTCTAATTATAGATGCAAAAATAGGTGGCGTAATTGGTAACGATTTGTAGGCCACCTTCGTCAATTACGCCATTATAAATATCCCTCGCGCACTAGGTCGTGATGCGAGCTCTAAGTAGAACGGAGTATGGCAGAAAATACCAAACAGTTTTAACGGTGGTATTTGGAACCGTACATTGACAGAATGGCAGGCAGATACGTTCTCGTTCCTTCTACTCACCCAACTACGTCGGACTGTTATCATCAACCTCACGACCACGGTGAGTCCCAGCCGTATTGTACACCGTCGGCGACGTACGAACGTATCTCGCTTCAGACGGCCCTCACGCTCGAATTACGACCGTGCCAGCGGTGTGCCCACAAGAACGGATCTAGTCCGAATGCAGATGCTGATACTACTTGTCCATTCTGC comes from the Halorussus vallis genome and includes:
- a CDS encoding DUF7504 family protein — protein: MRQSPHAVRNTLLCAPTLDGDAETQIYEILTQTGPEETNLLVISYRDGPDKWFADWQSYGGQQPADLGFIHVGEITRSAATTSKSTTTTSLGFLDAVGNPADLTGLCIQISKYLERWAETDRNIVVYFNSLTSLLQFVDLNKAYRFLHVLIGRVKSVDGHAYYRIDSDAHESQTVAILQSLMDDVIDFSSK